The following proteins are encoded in a genomic region of Blastopirellula marina:
- a CDS encoding beta-ketoacyl-[acyl-carrier-protein] synthase family protein, with protein MTRRVVVTGVGMVNPMGHDVETVWKGLKEGASGVGYTTVFDASNFPTKISAEVKDWDVTKCGEKIADWEKAGRHTRFAIGAAKQAVESSGVLDAIKDPTRFGVYLGCGEGDQDFHTFTNMVVAAISSKETDWDKAAFIRKGLATLDPRREMEQDPSMPCGHLASLFNAQGPNLNCLTACAASSQAIGEARELIRRGTVDVMLSGGAHSMIHPFGVTGFNLLTALSTRNDEPTRASRPFDRERDGFVLGEGASMVVLEELEHAKARGAQIFGEIIGYGTTADAFRITDTHPEGRGGIACMKMAMQDAGITPEQVNYVNAHGTSTTVNDKVETLCCHEAFGELAKKIPVSSTKSMMGHLIAAAGVTEAIVCLLAIRDKVLPPTINYENPDDNCDLDYIPNEAREAKCDIALNNSFGFGGQNITLALSRFNG; from the coding sequence ATGACGAGGCGAGTCGTTGTCACCGGTGTCGGCATGGTCAATCCCATGGGGCACGATGTGGAAACGGTCTGGAAAGGCCTAAAAGAAGGTGCCTCTGGCGTCGGTTACACGACCGTCTTCGATGCATCCAATTTCCCCACTAAGATCTCGGCTGAGGTCAAGGACTGGGACGTCACCAAGTGTGGCGAGAAGATCGCTGATTGGGAGAAAGCGGGTCGACATACACGCTTTGCCATCGGTGCTGCCAAGCAAGCCGTAGAATCTTCCGGCGTGCTCGATGCGATCAAAGATCCTACGCGCTTTGGTGTTTACCTGGGATGCGGAGAAGGGGATCAAGATTTCCATACGTTCACCAATATGGTGGTCGCGGCGATCAGCAGCAAAGAAACCGATTGGGACAAAGCCGCGTTCATTCGCAAAGGTTTGGCTACGCTCGATCCACGTCGCGAAATGGAACAAGATCCAAGTATGCCATGCGGTCACTTGGCTTCGTTGTTCAACGCTCAAGGGCCTAACCTCAATTGCTTAACCGCTTGTGCTGCTTCAAGTCAGGCGATTGGTGAAGCTCGCGAATTGATACGCCGCGGCACCGTCGACGTGATGCTCTCTGGTGGGGCTCACTCAATGATCCATCCCTTCGGCGTGACCGGCTTCAATCTGCTGACCGCGTTGTCCACGCGTAACGACGAGCCTACCAGGGCATCGCGTCCGTTCGACCGTGAACGCGATGGCTTTGTGCTCGGTGAAGGTGCTTCGATGGTCGTTCTCGAAGAGTTGGAGCACGCCAAAGCCCGCGGCGCCCAGATCTTTGGCGAGATTATCGGTTATGGCACGACGGCGGATGCTTTCCGCATTACCGACACCCACCCAGAAGGTCGTGGCGGTATCGCCTGCATGAAGATGGCGATGCAAGATGCTGGGATTACGCCAGAGCAAGTTAACTATGTCAACGCTCACGGTACCAGCACCACGGTTAACGATAAGGTCGAAACCCTTTGCTGCCATGAAGCATTCGGCGAACTTGCCAAGAAGATTCCGGTTTCTAGCACGAAGAGCATGATGGGACACCTGATTGCCGCCGCTGGAGTGACCGAAGCGATAGTCTGCTTATTGGCCATCCGCGATAAGGTTTTGCCGCCGACAATCAACTACGAAAATCCAGACGACAATTGCGATCTGGATTACATCCCGAACGAAGCCCGCGAAGCAAAATGCGATATCGCATTAAACAACAGCTTTGGCTTCGGCGGTCAGAATATCACGCTCGCTCTTAGTCGTTTCAACGGCTAA
- a CDS encoding DUF1592 domain-containing protein has protein sequence MLWFLRGRLCRVALSFLVPLACALWTLPARAADRTELDRAYHGKIVPFLKTYCIDCHSSDSPEAGLDLTKFRNFDEVTTVGRKKWTSVLDMLVNGSMPPEDSDQPTAEELRAALTWTQDALSSIDCDRPINPGRETIRRLNRVEYENTIRDLMGIAYQATETLPADDVGYGFDNIGDVLSTSPLLFEKFYEAADEIASQAIVVDETSLIPRRDLPLAKFNLKHGKASGSQLSFASNNTGRFDVELEPGRYRLAVYAFASQSGDEPAKMSVQLGGKEKETFSVRNTSAIDSPFEITARFPRGKQTVEVAFLNDHYDPGSADPNRRDRNLFINKIVLIGPDHNLGDRYPDAHKRIIFVRPGEKGLDELQAAQQVIARFASRAFRRPVTNGEMERLMILYGMAKEDGLNFEGSIREVVVGILCSPHFLFKVEAGQTEGESYTLSDYELATRLSYFLWSTMPDEELLEHAWKGTLRQNLDAQVTRMLANPKAIALTKNFAGQWLEMRKLETVQPDRRKFRDYNPKLAEDMRTETERFFQSIVEEDRSVLDLISADYSFLNERLAKHYGIDGVYGEEFRKVPLKDPNRGGILTQASVLTVTSNPTRTSPVKRGKWILDNVLGTPPPDPPANVPTLESQKKLSGSLRQRMKEHRENAACASCHARMDPIGFALENYDAIGKWRTKDEGFQIDASGELPSGTKFDGAGGLKKILLDERKDEFIHNLISKTMTYALGRGVEYYDECAIRQVQAEMAKHDFHYSSMIHAIVHSPSFQKRGG, from the coding sequence ATGTTGTGGTTTCTGCGTGGACGCTTGTGTCGCGTTGCGCTTTCATTCCTGGTCCCTCTTGCTTGCGCGTTGTGGACGTTGCCTGCGCGAGCGGCAGACCGTACCGAGCTGGACCGGGCCTATCACGGGAAGATTGTTCCATTTCTCAAGACCTACTGCATCGACTGCCACTCCAGCGATTCCCCTGAAGCAGGGCTCGACCTGACAAAGTTCCGCAACTTTGACGAGGTCACCACGGTGGGTCGTAAGAAGTGGACTTCTGTGCTGGACATGTTGGTCAACGGAAGCATGCCCCCAGAAGATTCCGACCAACCAACGGCCGAGGAGTTACGAGCCGCGTTAACGTGGACGCAGGACGCCCTCTCAAGCATTGATTGCGACAGACCGATTAATCCTGGTCGAGAAACGATTCGCCGTCTCAATCGTGTTGAGTACGAGAACACCATTCGAGATCTGATGGGCATCGCCTATCAAGCGACCGAAACGTTGCCCGCTGATGACGTCGGCTACGGCTTTGATAACATCGGCGATGTCCTTTCGACGTCACCTTTGCTGTTTGAAAAGTTCTATGAAGCTGCGGACGAGATTGCCTCGCAGGCGATCGTGGTCGATGAGACTTCGCTAATTCCTCGTCGCGACCTTCCACTGGCCAAGTTCAATCTGAAGCATGGCAAGGCCTCCGGGAGCCAGTTGTCGTTCGCCTCAAACAACACGGGACGGTTCGATGTCGAGCTCGAACCTGGTCGCTACAGGTTGGCCGTTTACGCATTCGCCAGTCAGTCTGGCGACGAGCCCGCCAAGATGAGCGTTCAATTGGGTGGCAAGGAAAAGGAGACCTTCAGCGTCCGCAATACCTCGGCAATCGATAGTCCGTTTGAAATCACGGCGCGATTCCCACGGGGCAAGCAAACGGTTGAAGTCGCCTTTCTGAACGATCATTACGATCCTGGCAGTGCAGATCCAAATCGACGCGATCGTAATTTGTTCATCAACAAGATCGTCCTAATAGGTCCTGATCACAATCTCGGTGATCGCTATCCCGATGCCCACAAACGCATTATTTTCGTCCGGCCTGGCGAGAAGGGATTGGACGAACTTCAAGCCGCTCAGCAAGTAATCGCTCGTTTCGCCTCACGTGCATTTCGGCGCCCAGTGACCAACGGCGAGATGGAGCGTTTGATGATCCTATACGGCATGGCCAAAGAAGATGGACTCAACTTTGAGGGTTCAATCCGTGAGGTTGTTGTCGGGATCCTTTGCTCACCCCACTTCTTATTCAAAGTGGAAGCTGGGCAAACGGAAGGCGAAAGCTACACCCTCAGCGACTATGAACTCGCCACGCGGCTAAGTTACTTCCTCTGGAGCACGATGCCCGATGAAGAGTTGTTGGAGCATGCCTGGAAAGGAACACTGCGACAAAACCTAGATGCTCAAGTGACGCGCATGCTGGCCAATCCGAAAGCAATCGCGCTGACCAAGAACTTTGCCGGTCAGTGGCTGGAAATGCGGAAGCTGGAAACGGTGCAGCCTGATCGCCGAAAGTTTCGTGATTACAACCCGAAACTGGCCGAAGACATGCGAACCGAAACCGAGCGATTTTTTCAGTCGATTGTCGAGGAAGATCGTAGCGTTCTCGATTTGATTTCAGCCGATTACTCGTTCCTCAATGAGCGTTTGGCAAAGCATTATGGTATCGACGGAGTTTATGGTGAGGAGTTCCGTAAAGTCCCGCTCAAAGATCCAAACCGCGGCGGCATTTTGACCCAGGCCAGTGTGCTGACGGTCACCTCTAATCCAACGCGAACCAGCCCGGTGAAGCGTGGTAAGTGGATCCTCGACAACGTGCTGGGGACGCCACCGCCCGATCCACCGGCCAACGTGCCCACGTTGGAATCACAGAAGAAGTTAAGTGGCTCTTTGCGTCAACGTATGAAAGAGCATCGCGAGAACGCTGCTTGTGCTTCGTGCCATGCTCGAATGGACCCGATCGGATTTGCTCTGGAAAACTACGATGCGATCGGCAAGTGGCGGACCAAGGATGAAGGATTCCAGATCGACGCCAGTGGCGAGTTGCCCAGTGGAACGAAGTTTGACGGAGCTGGCGGGCTCAAGAAGATTTTGCTCGATGAACGCAAAGATGAATTCATCCACAACCTGATTTCCAAGACGATGACATATGCCTTGGGACGAGGTGTTGAATATTACGACGAGTGTGCAATCCGGCAGGTTCAAGCCGAGATGGCCAAGCATGACTTTCACTACTCCTCAATGATCCACGCGATCGTTCACAGTCCATCGTTTCAGAAACGTGGCGGATAA
- a CDS encoding DUF1552 domain-containing protein gives MSQTPNSTTMLSRRTILRGMGTALALPWLESICPVARAAGTDSPAAKPPVRMGFFYVPNGMHMADWTPKGEGELKELSPTLSQLSKHRSEIMPLSGLELHNGWALGDGGGDHARSVASFLTGAHPNKTDGADIRNGVSVDQFAASQLSHLTRFPSLELGLEPSAQSGNCDSGYSCVYSSNVSWRNDTNFVNKEVNPQALFDRLFGNGNSAEEAENKALRNRRKKSVLDFVLNDAKRLQDTMGSVDRRKMDEYLHSVRDVERRVAHAIKLEGKEIEAPDYARPEGVPAEFQEHARLMMDMLVLAFQTDATRIATFMMTNAGSNRPYPQVEVSDGHHDLSHHQNDGEKQKKIAKINRFHIQQFDYLLTKMREVKEGEGTLLDNCMLMYGSGLSDGNRHNHDDLPIVLAGRAGGAFKPGRHLRYADKTPLCNLYVSMLEVMGINADNFSDSNGRLTNLG, from the coding sequence ATGTCGCAGACACCTAATTCGACGACCATGCTCAGCCGACGAACGATCTTGCGAGGCATGGGAACTGCCTTGGCATTACCTTGGCTGGAAAGCATCTGTCCAGTTGCGCGCGCTGCCGGAACCGATTCACCTGCCGCGAAACCTCCGGTGCGGATGGGATTCTTTTACGTGCCCAACGGGATGCACATGGCCGATTGGACGCCGAAAGGGGAAGGGGAGCTGAAAGAGCTTTCGCCTACGTTGTCGCAATTGTCCAAGCATCGTTCCGAGATCATGCCCTTATCGGGCTTAGAGCTTCATAACGGTTGGGCATTGGGAGATGGTGGCGGCGATCACGCCCGTAGTGTGGCATCATTCTTGACGGGTGCGCACCCCAACAAGACCGACGGAGCCGATATCCGCAATGGCGTATCGGTCGATCAGTTCGCCGCATCACAGCTTTCGCACTTAACGCGATTCCCATCGCTGGAGTTAGGACTCGAGCCGTCTGCCCAGTCGGGCAACTGTGACTCGGGCTATAGCTGCGTCTATTCTTCAAACGTCAGCTGGCGGAACGATACAAACTTCGTCAACAAAGAGGTCAATCCGCAGGCCTTATTCGATCGGCTATTTGGCAACGGCAATAGCGCAGAAGAAGCCGAGAACAAAGCCCTCCGTAATCGCCGAAAGAAGAGTGTGCTCGATTTCGTACTGAACGATGCCAAGCGTCTTCAAGATACGATGGGAAGTGTCGATCGCCGGAAGATGGACGAGTACCTGCACAGCGTCCGGGACGTCGAGCGTCGCGTCGCCCACGCAATCAAGCTGGAAGGGAAAGAGATCGAGGCTCCTGACTATGCTCGTCCTGAAGGCGTCCCCGCTGAATTCCAGGAGCATGCTCGTTTGATGATGGATATGCTGGTCCTGGCTTTCCAAACTGATGCGACACGCATTGCGACCTTCATGATGACGAACGCCGGCAGCAACCGCCCTTATCCGCAGGTCGAAGTCAGCGATGGTCACCACGACCTGTCGCATCATCAAAACGATGGGGAGAAGCAAAAGAAGATTGCTAAGATCAACCGCTTCCACATCCAGCAGTTCGACTACCTGCTAACCAAGATGCGGGAAGTGAAGGAAGGGGAAGGGACGTTACTGGACAACTGCATGCTGATGTACGGTAGCGGCTTGTCCGACGGTAATCGCCACAACCACGACGATCTCCCAATCGTGCTCGCGGGACGGGCTGGCGGCGCGTTTAAGCCAGGGCGTCATCTTCGCTATGCCGACAAGACGCCACTTTGCAATCTGTACGTCAGCATGTTGGAGGTTATGGGGATCAACGCTGACAACTTCAGTGACTCCAACGGGCGGCTGACGAACCTGGGTTAA
- a CDS encoding DUF1553 domain-containing protein, translating into MAAIWTGRACADEGKIDFARDVQPILARNCYQCHGPDAATRKGDVRFDRQEDVLLQIESGKPDQSELYRRLVASDPEIHMPPPASEKQPTLKEIATLKRWIEEGAQWEGLWSLKPLQSGNLPTVNDEAWVKTPIDRFVLAKLEQNGLHPTSPATKHEWLRRVTFDLTGLPPTLPEIEAYLADDSPEADAKVIDRLLASPAYGENFARKWLDLARYADTHGYSIDGHRDVWRYRDWVIDALNRNISFSDFVTHQLAGDLIENPTIDSMTATGFHRNAPVNDEMGAIAEEYRHAYVVDRVNTTGTVFLGMTLACAQCHDHKYDPISQKDFYRMAAFFDNIDEKGLDGKFGNAAPLFKSPLPEQQRELDKIQQQIDSYENSMHQAIEQSRHKLSQWEAEAMQGHQMLTISSSQLIEKLNFDRLPIESKVVSLERAEGEPLLVAGLYGEALLFDGKTHLQLTRDIDRTLSVSVWIYPTINSQAMLYYWHASDGETVELSQKGTKFTLSQISTVGEVTKWETEAEGWETNEWQHLAWSIDLPQPGKTDLWVRGKRLTWSEPTSERQEAELSGETAPQRSETILKLRGLVDELRLDQRRLSEHDVAVLQGGNPVQEILAISPDERTAQERDLLLRYFVRKKLDCFSKLERQKQLAEDQLSGLRAQFPETMVMRERATPRTTHVRIRGQWDQLGEEVSPGVPSQLFPHSSKNASNRLALARWLTDDESPLPHRVWVNRAWQHFFGTGIVKTVDDFGTRGDLPSHPRLFDYLATQLAEEGDMKAIHRLIVSSATYRQSSRTGADAYQQDPENRLLARGPRLRLAAEEIRDQALVTSGLLVDEIGGRSVKPYQPPGLWEEISIGDDEFSAQKFVQDHGDRLYRRSLYTYWKRSSPPPNMTAFDAPNREVCVAQRSQTNTPLQALVLLNDVTFVEAAKMLAADVWTRHQGHVEDAIDEAFLRIVSRPITDDEQALLCELFQQELARYQADAEGTRALLSTGEAKVEPDAELAAMTIVCHAMFNLDEAITTP; encoded by the coding sequence GTGGCGGCTATTTGGACCGGTCGCGCGTGCGCAGACGAAGGAAAGATCGATTTCGCCCGTGATGTACAACCTATTCTGGCTCGTAACTGCTACCAGTGCCATGGTCCGGATGCAGCGACTCGGAAAGGGGATGTTCGCTTTGATCGTCAGGAGGATGTCCTGCTACAGATCGAGTCTGGTAAACCAGACCAGAGCGAGTTATATCGCAGGCTTGTCGCGAGTGATCCCGAGATTCATATGCCTCCACCGGCTTCGGAGAAGCAGCCGACCCTCAAAGAGATCGCAACCTTAAAGCGTTGGATTGAAGAAGGGGCCCAGTGGGAAGGGTTGTGGTCGCTCAAACCGCTGCAAAGTGGCAACCTTCCAACTGTAAATGACGAAGCATGGGTAAAGACGCCAATCGACCGATTTGTACTTGCCAAACTTGAGCAGAACGGTCTTCACCCCACGTCGCCCGCGACCAAACACGAGTGGCTCCGCCGCGTCACGTTTGACCTGACCGGCTTGCCGCCAACCTTGCCGGAGATCGAAGCTTACCTCGCCGACGATTCACCGGAAGCAGACGCGAAGGTCATCGACCGTTTGCTCGCGTCACCGGCCTACGGCGAGAACTTCGCGCGGAAGTGGCTCGACTTAGCTCGTTACGCCGACACCCATGGTTACAGCATCGACGGACATCGCGATGTTTGGCGTTACCGCGATTGGGTGATCGACGCGCTCAATCGAAATATCTCCTTCTCTGACTTCGTTACGCATCAGCTTGCCGGCGATCTGATCGAAAACCCGACCATCGACAGCATGACAGCCACCGGGTTTCATCGCAACGCACCGGTGAATGACGAAATGGGAGCGATCGCCGAGGAGTATCGTCATGCTTATGTCGTCGATCGAGTGAACACAACCGGAACAGTTTTCCTTGGGATGACTTTGGCGTGCGCTCAATGTCACGACCATAAGTATGATCCCATTTCGCAAAAAGACTTTTACCGGATGGCCGCCTTCTTCGACAACATTGATGAAAAGGGGCTGGACGGGAAGTTCGGCAACGCTGCGCCACTGTTCAAAAGCCCGCTCCCCGAACAGCAGCGTGAACTCGACAAGATTCAGCAGCAAATCGATTCGTATGAGAATTCAATGCATCAGGCGATCGAGCAGTCGCGACATAAGCTTTCGCAATGGGAAGCGGAAGCAATGCAAGGTCATCAGATGCTGACGATTTCCAGTAGTCAACTGATCGAGAAGCTTAATTTCGATCGGCTGCCAATCGAATCAAAAGTAGTATCGTTAGAGCGTGCCGAGGGTGAGCCACTGCTCGTCGCTGGGCTCTATGGTGAGGCATTGCTCTTCGATGGTAAGACCCATTTGCAGTTAACGCGCGACATCGATCGAACGCTGTCTGTGAGTGTGTGGATTTACCCCACCATCAACAGTCAGGCCATGTTGTATTACTGGCACGCGAGCGATGGCGAGACGGTCGAACTCTCGCAGAAGGGAACGAAGTTTACGCTGTCGCAGATTTCCACGGTTGGTGAAGTCACAAAGTGGGAAACGGAGGCTGAGGGCTGGGAAACCAATGAGTGGCAGCATTTGGCGTGGTCGATCGATCTGCCGCAGCCAGGTAAGACAGATCTATGGGTACGTGGAAAGCGATTAACGTGGAGCGAGCCAACAAGCGAGCGGCAAGAGGCAGAACTCAGCGGTGAGACCGCCCCCCAGCGCAGTGAAACCATCTTAAAGCTTCGCGGACTGGTGGATGAGTTACGTCTTGACCAACGTCGACTTTCGGAACATGACGTCGCCGTGCTCCAAGGTGGCAATCCAGTTCAAGAGATCCTGGCGATCTCGCCTGATGAGCGAACCGCGCAGGAGCGTGACTTGCTCCTTCGTTACTTTGTCCGCAAGAAGCTGGATTGCTTTTCAAAACTAGAACGACAGAAGCAACTCGCCGAAGACCAACTGAGTGGACTTCGGGCACAATTCCCTGAGACGATGGTCATGCGTGAACGAGCCACTCCGCGTACGACGCATGTGCGTATTCGCGGACAATGGGATCAACTGGGCGAAGAGGTTTCGCCCGGTGTTCCCTCGCAACTGTTCCCTCATTCGTCTAAAAATGCGAGTAATCGATTGGCTTTGGCACGTTGGCTAACCGATGACGAGAGTCCTTTGCCTCATCGAGTCTGGGTGAACCGAGCCTGGCAGCATTTCTTTGGAACAGGCATCGTGAAAACGGTTGACGATTTTGGAACGCGTGGCGATCTGCCAAGCCATCCGAGATTGTTCGATTACCTGGCAACGCAGCTTGCCGAAGAAGGGGATATGAAGGCGATTCATCGCTTGATTGTCTCAAGTGCGACCTACCGCCAGTCGAGCCGTACCGGAGCGGACGCCTACCAACAGGATCCTGAGAATCGCCTGCTGGCACGTGGTCCTCGCTTGCGATTAGCTGCCGAGGAGATTCGCGATCAAGCACTCGTTACAAGCGGGTTGCTGGTAGACGAGATCGGCGGACGGAGTGTGAAACCCTATCAACCACCCGGCTTATGGGAAGAGATTTCAATCGGTGACGACGAGTTCTCGGCTCAAAAGTTCGTGCAGGATCACGGGGATCGGCTGTACCGCAGAAGTTTATACACCTACTGGAAACGATCAAGTCCGCCGCCCAACATGACCGCTTTTGATGCACCTAATCGTGAAGTATGTGTCGCTCAGCGAAGTCAAACCAATACGCCCTTGCAAGCCCTCGTGCTATTGAACGACGTAACGTTTGTCGAGGCGGCGAAGATGTTGGCGGCTGATGTTTGGACCAGGCATCAAGGTCATGTTGAAGATGCCATTGATGAAGCGTTTCTGAGAATCGTCTCTCGGCCAATTACTGATGACGAGCAAGCGTTACTCTGCGAACTGTTCCAACAAGAGCTTGCTCGGTATCAAGCGGATGCAGAGGGAACGCGAGCACTACTTTCCACAGGTGAGGCAAAGGTGGAACCAGATGCCGAACTAGCCGCAATGACGATTGTGTGCCACGCGATGTTTAACCTTGATGAGGCGATCACGACGCCCTAA
- a CDS encoding DUF1501 domain-containing protein — protein MPNELKQFADHQTRRSFLGSAGVAVGALSLHSLLANTEAANEPSLPHFSPKVKRIIYLCQSGAPSQHDLFDYKPALLARQGEELPESIRMGQRLTTMTADQDSLPLTPSPYAFSQHGGAGMWFSELVPHQAKIADQMCQIRSMHTDAINHDPGMTMLFTGHQLPGRPSLGSWLSYGLGSENEELPTFVVLVSQGSAKLSQQPIFDRLWSSGFLPSRFQGVRFRGNGEPVLYLNNPAGVSLDDRRRVLDVLAKLNLRQAEQVGDPEIETRVAQYEMAYRMQMSIPNLTDFSDEPESVFTAYGEDARKPGSYAANCLLARRLAERGVRYIQLFHRGWDQHRSLTTQLPLQCRDTDQASAALVSDLARLGLLEDTLVVWGGEFGRTAYAQGDLVSGNYGRDHHGRCFTMWLSGGGVKGGHVHGVTDELGYNISEDPVHVHDLNATLLHLLGIDHKKFTYRFQSRDNRLTDIHGKVVDAILT, from the coding sequence ATGCCCAACGAACTGAAACAATTTGCCGACCACCAAACACGACGATCCTTTCTAGGTTCGGCCGGGGTGGCCGTGGGAGCATTGTCATTGCATTCGTTGTTGGCCAATACCGAAGCGGCGAATGAGCCATCGTTGCCACACTTTTCGCCGAAGGTTAAGCGGATCATCTATCTCTGTCAGTCCGGGGCTCCTTCGCAGCACGATTTGTTTGACTACAAGCCGGCCCTGCTCGCACGTCAGGGGGAAGAATTGCCTGAGTCGATTCGCATGGGGCAACGCCTTACGACGATGACAGCCGATCAGGATTCCTTGCCACTGACGCCTAGCCCTTACGCGTTTTCGCAACATGGCGGGGCGGGAATGTGGTTTAGCGAGTTGGTTCCGCACCAGGCGAAGATCGCCGATCAAATGTGTCAGATTCGTTCGATGCATACTGACGCGATCAATCACGATCCTGGCATGACTATGTTATTCACCGGACACCAGTTGCCCGGCCGCCCTAGCCTGGGCAGTTGGTTGAGCTATGGTCTGGGAAGTGAAAACGAAGAACTGCCAACCTTTGTGGTTTTGGTGTCTCAGGGAAGTGCCAAGCTAAGTCAGCAGCCGATTTTTGATCGTTTATGGTCGAGTGGATTCTTGCCGTCACGCTTCCAGGGCGTTCGATTCCGTGGCAACGGTGAGCCCGTTCTGTATTTGAATAATCCGGCTGGCGTTTCCTTGGATGATCGACGACGCGTGCTTGATGTGTTGGCAAAGCTGAACCTGCGACAAGCCGAGCAGGTTGGTGATCCAGAAATTGAGACGCGGGTGGCGCAATACGAAATGGCGTATCGGATGCAGATGTCGATTCCGAACTTAACCGACTTCTCGGATGAGCCGGAATCAGTATTTACGGCTTACGGTGAAGACGCGCGGAAGCCAGGCAGCTATGCCGCGAACTGCTTATTGGCTCGACGTCTCGCAGAAAGAGGCGTGCGGTATATACAGCTGTTCCACCGCGGCTGGGATCAGCATCGTAGTCTCACAACGCAGTTGCCGCTTCAGTGCCGGGATACCGACCAAGCGTCCGCGGCATTGGTCAGTGACCTCGCACGACTTGGTTTGCTGGAAGATACGCTTGTCGTTTGGGGTGGCGAGTTTGGCCGTACAGCCTATGCGCAGGGGGACTTAGTATCCGGTAATTACGGACGGGATCATCACGGTCGCTGCTTCACCATGTGGCTATCCGGTGGTGGCGTTAAAGGCGGTCATGTGCATGGAGTGACCGATGAGTTGGGATACAACATCTCAGAAGATCCAGTCCATGTTCACGACTTGAATGCAACGCTACTGCATCTGCTGGGAATCGATCACAAGAAGTTTACGTACCGCTTCCAGAGCCGCGATAATCGGTTGACTGATATTCACGGCAAGGTTGTCGATGCAATTCTGACCTAG
- a CDS encoding pentapeptide repeat-containing protein, translating to MIQIKHRNTGEVLFEIDAESLAGVKLVGKNLAGADLSRMVLRNCVFDSDNLDEVSFEKSNLEGATFMGASVKHACFDGANLTRAVMTDAILNESTFVKTNLSNANLRYAKLHNCDLTGARLVEADISMCDLQCDLKDANLTRCDLRGSNLTRANLSRAKVDEANFTDATMTDAILEGTYVERAINACAKHKPFKPKPHVVKRPWWMVWA from the coding sequence ATGATTCAGATTAAGCATCGGAACACAGGAGAGGTGCTTTTCGAGATTGATGCAGAGTCGCTGGCTGGCGTGAAGCTAGTCGGCAAAAACCTAGCAGGTGCCGATCTGTCTCGGATGGTACTTCGCAATTGTGTTTTTGATAGCGACAACCTTGATGAAGTATCATTCGAGAAATCTAACTTAGAAGGCGCGACGTTCATGGGTGCCAGTGTCAAACACGCCTGTTTCGACGGTGCGAATTTGACCCGCGCAGTGATGACCGATGCGATCTTGAATGAGTCGACTTTCGTCAAGACAAACCTTAGCAACGCAAATCTGCGCTACGCCAAGTTGCATAATTGTGATTTGACCGGAGCTCGGCTTGTTGAGGCGGATATCAGCATGTGCGATCTGCAATGCGATTTGAAAGATGCCAACCTCACTCGATGCGATCTACGTGGTTCGAACCTAACCCGGGCTAATTTATCGCGGGCAAAGGTTGACGAAGCGAACTTCACAGATGCCACCATGACTGATGCGATCCTGGAAGGAACGTACGTCGAGCGGGCTATTAACGCATGTGCCAAGCACAAGCCGTTTAAGCCGAAGCCGCATGTAGTGAAACGACCTTGGTGGATGGTGTGGGCTTGA